The DNA window ATGTTCTCGGCCACCGTCAGGTTGGGCGACAGGCTGAGCTCCTGATAGATGACGGCGATGCCCTTCGTCTTGGCACTGAGCGGGCCATCGATGTGGATCACATCGCCATTGATGCGAAGTTCGCCGCCGACGTCCGCCTTGTAGGCACCCGACAGGATCTTCATCAGCGTCGATTTGCCGGCGCCGTTTTCGCCCATCAGGGCGTGCACTTCGCCGGGATAGACGGTGAGCTCGACGTTGGCGAGCGCCTTCACGCCGGGAAAGGTTTTGGAGATGCCGCGCATCTCGAGGATAGGCGTCGTCTCAGGCGCGGACGGCATGATCTCTGAACTCCCTGAACATGGGCGCCGTGCCGGTCAGGATCGACGAGCGTGGCGAGAAGTTGAAGAAGAGCGGCAGCGTGGCAGCGCCAAGCGCACCCGCTCGAGCGCGAAAAGAGCCGTCGAGCACCTTTGGGACAGGGACGCTTTCGGGTGTAGCGGTTACAAGCGCGGCGGCGAGGCGCTCGACGATGGTCTCTATGAGGCCGCAGTCGAGGTCGCCCTCGAGAACGACGTGGGCGACATCAAGGGTTGCCGTCGTGGCAAGGACGGCCGGCACGAAGGCGGCGACCGCGTCATCGATCCATTCGGCGAAAGCGACCGGGCGGGGTTCGCGGCGGAAAAGGTCCCCGATTTCGGCCAGCGTTTCGACGGCATGTCCATGCCAGCGCAGATGCCGCCGGAGACCCGCCAGCGACGTGCGGGTGAGCAATACATCGAAGGCGCGCTCCGGCCGGGGAACTGAGGGCAGCATCGAGGCAGGTACCGGCATCATGGCAAAATCGCCAGCGTTACCCCGACTGCCACGCAGGCAGTCGCCATCCAGCACAATACCACCGCCGACGGCGCCACCGATGAAGAGATAGATGAAGTCCGACAACACGCGGCCGTGGCCGTAGAACAGTTCGGCGATAGCGGCCGCGTTGCCGTCGTTCTCAACGAACACCGGAATGCCGGTTTCCGCTTCAAGGGCGGTACCGAAATCGAAGTCGTCCCACAAACGGAAGGATTGGGCAGGCAACTCAAGCTCTCTCAGCCAGCTGCCGAGATGATAGGGCTGCGCTAGACCGATACCAGCAAGCCTCTCCCAGCGATCCGGCCCAATCTCATGTTCGATCGATCTGATATCGTCGGCGACGGCGGCCAACATGTCCTGTGGCGGCGGCAGCAGGGAGTCGTGCGATCGACTGGCGAGGATGTGGCCACCAAAATCGACACACACCGTCTCCCATCCGACGCGGTCAATGCGGACACCGATGGAATAGGCACCCTCCGGGGCCAAGGCCAGCATCATGGCTGGCTGGCCGCGCTGCCCCTCACGCTTCTTGCCGAGTTCGATTACGAGACCAGCGGCGGCGAGATAGGCCGTAATGGTGCCAATGGCATTGTTGGTGAGACCGGCCGCTCGAGCGAGGTCGGCTTTCGACGCCTCGCCGAAACGGCGCAGCGCCTGAAGCACGATCCGCTCATTATAGAGACGAACCTGAGCAGAGTTTGAACCCTGCCCGGTTCGCGTCTTGCGAGCCGACATTCCCACTCCCCCCGGAGCAAATCGAAGCAACCAACTTGTCGGCTGTTGAAGGTGGCGACGACAGTCTCCCAACCGTCGCCGCCCAGCCGAGGCAAGCTCTCCCGTGCTTCCCTCGATTAATTAATTCACGATGAAGAACTTAGGTCCGATGAGCCGGACGGTCAATTCAGCCAAAAGAATGAATAAAAGGTCGTTGAATGAATCAACCGAAGCGAGGGGAGCAAATCGCTCTCGCTTCGGTTGCACAAGTTCGCGGCAAAAGGCTTTTCGTGCGAGCGTCAACACATGGCGAGCGCCGTTTCCCCCCGCGCGGCGGCGAAGAGGTCAGGGCGGTCGAGATTGATATAGTCGACACCGGCAGTGACGATCTCGCGGTGGATTGCCATATCGTCGCCGGGATAGAACGCCATCACCTCCAACCCAGCCGCGCGGCAGGCAGCAAGCAGGCCCGGACGGCGCATCTGCTCCACCGAAACTTCGATGATCGACGCGTGATGTAGCGCCGCGACCAATGACGGCGACTTTCCGATGTCCAGCGTCATCATCTTGCGAAATTCCGGCGCCACTGCCTGCAGGCCACAGCGCATCTCCTCGGAAAAGGAGAAGTAGAAGGTTTCCCGTGTCATGCCGAGACGGCGAACGAGTGTCGCAACCTTAGCCGGATCGCAATATTTCAGCTCGAGATAGACGCCGCATCGACCGCGCAAATGCTCGAGATAGGCGTCGAGACGGGGGACCACGGCGCCCTTGAAGGCAGCACCATACCAGGCGCCGGCGTCGAGGGCATCGATCTCGTTCGACAGGGCGTGACCGAGTGGCCCGCTGCCATTGGTGGTACGCTCCAGCCCCTCGTCATGGAGGACGTAGAGCACGCCGTCGGCGCTCTCGCGCACGTCCAGCTCGATATAGTCGGCGCCCTGTTCTAGAGCCAGGTCGGCCGCCGCAAAGGTATTCTCCGGCGCGAAGCGGTTGGCTCCACGATGCGAAACAATGTTGGTCATTGAGGATCCGTTATGCCTGAAGTTCCAGTTGGCCGGCGCTCACGGGCGCGAACGGCGAGAGATCGACGCTTAGGTCGGCGATGCGCCGGCCCTGCGCGTCAAAGACGAGCGGCAGGTCGCGCTTGCAAGTGAGACCGACGCGGTCGCCGAGCACATGACGGGCAATCTCGCCATGTTCGAGCACGTTGAGGACGCCAGCGGGCGTCGACAACGTGTAGAAGACTTCGCGCCCCATCGGCTCGACTATGGTGATCTCACCGACGAGATGTGCCGCCTCGAGCGCGACCAGCGCGACATCCTCCGGACGAATGCCAAGCGTGATGTCGCCTTCATGCGCGGCGCTCAGCGCCAGCGTCGTGGTCCCAACCCGCGCCCTGCGATCGCGAGCGGTGGCGGCGAGACGGTTCATCGGTGGCGAGCCGATGAACCCAGCGACGAAGAGGTCGTTCGGGCGGCGATAAAGATCGGCGGGTGTGCCGATCTGGGCAATGGCGCCGGCGTTCATGCAGATGATGCGATCGGCCATGGTGGTCGCTTCGATCTGGTCGTGCGTGACGATCAGAGTGGTGATGCCAAGGCGCTTCTGGAGGCTCTTCAACTCGGCGCGCATGGCGGTTCGCAGCGTGGCGTCGAGGTTGGACAGCGGCTCATCGAGCAACAGGATATTCGGTTCCTTGACCAGCGCTCGCGCCAATGCAACGCGCTGTTGTTGACCGCCGGAGAGCTGTGCCGGGCGGCGATCGAGAAGTGCGCCGATCTGTACCAGATTGGCCGCCTCGATCACGCGCCGAGCCGCCTCATCACGGGGCATCGACTTGAAGCGCAGAGGAAAGGCGATGTTCTGGCGAACCGTCAGGTTGGGATAAAGCGCATAAGATTGGAAGACGATGCCGACATTGCGATCACGCGTGTCGATGCGATTAACGCTATAGCCATCGAAGGCGATCGTGCCGCCAGTCGGTGCGTAGAGCCCTGCCAGCAGAAACAGCGTCGTCGACTTGCCGCAGCCGGACGGACCGAGAAGGGCTACGAACTCACCTTCGGCTATCTCCAGATTCATAGGCTGGAGCACTTGTGTCTCGCCCCAGCTCTTGGTGACGTTTTCGAGCGTGATCCTGGCCATGATCGTTATCCTTTGATCCCGCCGAAGTTCATCTGCGTGATATATTTCTGCGTGAAGACGTAGAGGATCAGGACAGGCAGGAGGTAGACCATGCCGACGGCGGCGACCATGCCATAGTCGGCGCCCATGCTGTCCTGGGCGACATAGAAGAGGTAGAGGCTCATCGTCATTTGGCTCTTGTCGATGAGTAGCGTCTGAACGAAGACGTATTCCTCCCAACCGCGCAAAAAGGTGAAGGTGGCGACGGCGATCAGGCCAACGCGGACTTGCGGCAGAACGATCAGGCGGAACGCTTGGGCACGGGTGGCACCGTCGGTCAGGGCGCTCATCTCGATGTCCCAGGGTACGGTGTCGAAGAAGCCCTTGAGAATGAAGATCGCAAACGGCAGTTCGAGGGCGCTCATGACCAGCACAACGCCGGGTAAGGCATTGAGCAGGCCCATGTAGTGCAGCTGTACGAAGATGGCGACGGTGAGCGCCAAGGCCGGAAAAGCGTGCAGCAATAGCAGCCCGCGCAAAAGGTTCTCGCGCCCGGCGAAAGCGAAGCGCGACAAGGCGTAAGCGGCGGGGGTGGCGGTAAGCATGACGAGAATGGTTTGCGCGACGGCCAACAGCAGGGAACTGGTCAGCGCTGCCCAGACCGACGGCATGAGATCCTGACGTGACGTGCCGGTCTCGGCTATGTCCCGCTGCCAGAGAAAGCGGTAATT is part of the Pleomorphomonas sp. PLEO genome and encodes:
- a CDS encoding ROK family protein; the protein is MSARKTRTGQGSNSAQVRLYNERIVLQALRRFGEASKADLARAAGLTNNAIGTITAYLAAAGLVIELGKKREGQRGQPAMMLALAPEGAYSIGVRIDRVGWETVCVDFGGHILASRSHDSLLPPPQDMLAAVADDIRSIEHEIGPDRWERLAGIGLAQPYHLGSWLRELELPAQSFRLWDDFDFGTALEAETGIPVFVENDGNAAAIAELFYGHGRVLSDFIYLFIGGAVGGGIVLDGDCLRGSRGNAGDFAMMPVPASMLPSVPRPERAFDVLLTRTSLAGLRRHLRWHGHAVETLAEIGDLFRREPRPVAFAEWIDDAVAAFVPAVLATTATLDVAHVVLEGDLDCGLIETIVERLAAALVTATPESVPVPKVLDGSFRARAGALGAATLPLFFNFSPRSSILTGTAPMFREFRDHAVRA
- a CDS encoding glycerophosphodiester phosphodiesterase family protein, whose protein sequence is MTNIVSHRGANRFAPENTFAAADLALEQGADYIELDVRESADGVLYVLHDEGLERTTNGSGPLGHALSNEIDALDAGAWYGAAFKGAVVPRLDAYLEHLRGRCGVYLELKYCDPAKVATLVRRLGMTRETFYFSFSEEMRCGLQAVAPEFRKMMTLDIGKSPSLVAALHHASIIEVSVEQMRRPGLLAACRAAGLEVMAFYPGDDMAIHREIVTAGVDYINLDRPDLFAAARGETALAMC
- a CDS encoding ABC transporter ATP-binding protein — encoded protein: MARITLENVTKSWGETQVLQPMNLEIAEGEFVALLGPSGCGKSTTLFLLAGLYAPTGGTIAFDGYSVNRIDTRDRNVGIVFQSYALYPNLTVRQNIAFPLRFKSMPRDEAARRVIEAANLVQIGALLDRRPAQLSGGQQQRVALARALVKEPNILLLDEPLSNLDATLRTAMRAELKSLQKRLGITTLIVTHDQIEATTMADRIICMNAGAIAQIGTPADLYRRPNDLFVAGFIGSPPMNRLAATARDRRARVGTTTLALSAAHEGDITLGIRPEDVALVALEAAHLVGEITIVEPMGREVFYTLSTPAGVLNVLEHGEIARHVLGDRVGLTCKRDLPLVFDAQGRRIADLSVDLSPFAPVSAGQLELQA
- a CDS encoding carbohydrate ABC transporter permease, encoding MANDSLAAAPPMDWVRLERRGLANRIGLLTVVIVFLTIVSVPLLLPYLWLAVKSFTTSDDRIGHLVLWRVGLIATLAYAGALILALLTERLPRPALLWCALAAVVVLLMAVFVLPHLTLANYRFLWQRDIAETGTSRQDLMPSVWAALTSSLLLAVAQTILVMLTATPAAYALSRFAFAGRENLLRGLLLLHAFPALALTVAIFVQLHYMGLLNALPGVVLVMSALELPFAIFILKGFFDTVPWDIEMSALTDGATRAQAFRLIVLPQVRVGLIAVATFTFLRGWEEYVFVQTLLIDKSQMTMSLYLFYVAQDSMGADYGMVAAVGMVYLLPVLILYVFTQKYITQMNFGGIKG